A stretch of DNA from Endozoicomonas sp. 8E:
TTCCCTGATACTCACCCCCTCTGGCCGCCAGGATATAGGCTTTTTTGCCTTTCAAAAGCCCTTGGGGTCCCTGCTCGGTGTAGCGGAAAGTGATGCCTGCGCGAGCAATATGGTCAAAGTAAGTCTTCAGGGTTGATGGCATTGTGAAGTTGTAGAGAGGCAGTCCCATTACCAGCACATCGGCTTCATTCAACTCACTGATCAAACGATCTGACAGGCTGGCTATGCTCTTCTGATGTTCATTACGCTCTTCTTCTGGCAGGCTGAAGCCCTGAAAGCTTTCTGCTGTCAGGTGAGGAATCGGTTCTGAACCCAGATCGCGATAGATCACTTTATCCACAGTCCGGGTCTGGGTGTATTTTTCCACAAACTGTCTGGCCAGCTGCCCTGACTGTCCTTGTGAGCCAAACAGACTGGAATCGATTTGCAGGATAGTACTCATATTGATCTCCGGTTCATTAAATTGCCTTGGTTAAGCTTAATTTAATATCGATTTTTACGAATAAAAAGCGCAAAATATCCCTTATAAATATCGAATTATTAGATTATAAGTTCGTAAGCCATGGCTAAAGTCACCCTTGAACAATGGCGAATGCTCCACGCTGTCGTTGAACATGGCGGTTTCGCACAAGCCGCAGAAGTCCTCCACAAAAGCCAGTCAACCGTCAGCTATGCCGTGAATAAACTGCAACAGCAGCTGGACGTGGAAATTCTGGTCATCAAAGGCAGGAAAGCCGAATTAACAGAAGCCGGAAAAGTGCTGATCAGGCGCTCCCAGTCCCTGCTCAAGGAGTCTGATGCGATAGAAAAGGTTGCTGACAGCCTGTCACAGGGCTGGGAAGGTCGCATCATTCTGGGTGTTGATGTCATCTTTCCGCCCCAGCTGCTCTCAACCTGTCTGAAAAGACTGTCCTCAGAGTGCCAGCAGACCCATATTGAGCTCGTGGAAACGGTACTCTCAGGGACTACAGACATGATGGCTACTGGCCAGGGAGATCTGGTGATCAGCGGCCTGGTACCACAGGGGTTTATGGGAGAACCTTTGATGAAAGTGACTTTCAAGGCTGTCGCTCACAAGGACCACCCGTTGCATCAGCTAGACAGACCCCTGAGCCTCAATGATCTCAAGCAACACCGCCAGATTGTCATCAGAGACTCGGGCGTCAAGAGAGTGGATGCCGGATGGCTG
This window harbors:
- a CDS encoding LysR family transcriptional regulator is translated as MAKVTLEQWRMLHAVVEHGGFAQAAEVLHKSQSTVSYAVNKLQQQLDVEILVIKGRKAELTEAGKVLIRRSQSLLKESDAIEKVADSLSQGWEGRIILGVDVIFPPQLLSTCLKRLSSECQQTHIELVETVLSGTTDMMATGQGDLVISGLVPQGFMGEPLMKVTFKAVAHKDHPLHQLDRPLSLNDLKQHRQIVIRDSGVKRVDAGWLEATERWTVSHISTSVRMISEGLGFAWLPIAHIEQELASGVLKPLNLQPHGSRRHQIYLIYTDQDYAGPAVKSLANILKEVCADTEKSAH
- a CDS encoding FMN-dependent NADH-azoreductase, with the translated sequence MSTILQIDSSLFGSQGQSGQLARQFVEKYTQTRTVDKVIYRDLGSEPIPHLTAESFQGFSLPEEERNEHQKSIASLSDRLISELNEADVLVMGLPLYNFTMPSTLKTYFDHIARAGITFRYTEQGPQGLLKGKKAYILAARGGEYQGTPMDTQTALIKHFLGFIGITDVEFIYAEGLAKGGDAREVALGKAAERIDQLVA